The DNA window cggagtgcctagagccggaggagtaggaggcacaactggagcgagcagcgactggggcaccaccacacccgggagagtggtgccgaggctcgacatgaatgagaacatgtcctgcatcctctgcgcctcggccgccctctgggccctcaggacctcccactcggccctctcggcctccctctgggccctctccctctccctctcgaccctctcggcctccctctcggcctccatcctctccacagtggcctgcaatactcaatcaccaacgtttaaacaatgcaaatgcaaggtacatgtgtaaaagtaatgaacggcgaatgaaatagaactaacctggagtgccgccatctgctgcagtgtgctcgcctgccgaggtcgaatggggacggaggagctcgtgctctgtgctcggatctgggcgaggttgggcacagaggtcgagtcgaccatgttggaggccatccagtaccagccgtgctgcttccctcctccgagcctcatcacgaggtcggtatcaaggggctgggtggcggggtcgaagtcctccccataccgctcgtgggccgccgaggcgtagtcggtgagcttgctgtggacgctcgtgttgttgtacgcctcgggcccgtcctccgggttgtagacggtgtccggggctatcgccttgcccttgtgtgccatggcgtacgccatgaactcgttgcattcctggccatcatgcaactgggactgcgaggaaaacacaaagacgattagaagtaatgagaattgagcgttagaacaaataaataaataagtgcgtagcgtgtacccaggcctgggcgtacgaactgaggggccggttgccttggtggtgcgccggcccacccatctacaggcggcactcccgacggagggcgtgcctctccctccactcatcggagacccacttgtccacgatggccgcccaacagtctctgtgcctggcgcaccaagaaggacacatctgcatgccatcaagtattgtattagaaatgttagaatataaaatgaaggctacctattcttcatggaatgagtcagtaacaatgttttataacttactgcgaggtactgctccctggtgagtgtcatggtcctggcctcgctcttccccgggtaccgaccaaggacgtcgcacgagtggttgatgtg is part of the Miscanthus floridulus cultivar M001 chromosome 9, ASM1932011v1, whole genome shotgun sequence genome and encodes:
- the LOC136481072 gene encoding uncharacterized protein, which encodes MSGGRGTPSVGSAACRWVGRRTTKATGPSVRTPRPGYTLRTYLFICSNAQFSLLLIVFVFSSQSQLHDGQECNEFMAYAMAHKGKAIAPDTVYNPEDGPEAYNNTSVHSKLTDYASAAHERYGEDFDPATQPLDTDLVMRLGGGKQHGWYWMASNMVDSTSVPNLAQIRAQSTSSSVPIRPRQASTLQQMAALQATVERMEAEREAERVERERERAQREAERAEWEVLRAQRAAEAQRMQDMFSFMSSLGTTLPGVVVPQSLLAPVVPPTPPALGTPSSGSNPTPSPQHTHPGWTGPPPHGGAPSGSHWDQWQ